A window of the Mesotoga sp. Brook.08.105.5.1 genome harbors these coding sequences:
- a CDS encoding energy-coupling factor transporter transmembrane component T, translating into MVGVPFGRFVPTNSVIHKLSPIAKTIAFVSLSIGSLFLSGIADFTVFLSLWIVLSALSAVPFREFVKTLRGIRLLILLIVVFQILFTHGRVLLDLKVLRITEEGLINAAVLSARMILAVLFSIMLSLTTTPLEISFSVEEIIGKLPGGKKRSSEIGMALSLTLTFIPLISLQTNRIILAQKVRGIEFDKGSIFSRVKNSISVVIPVIATSLKKAQDTAAALQIRGYRPGHKLTCLKEKSWSLSDSILLVVTILSILTAIIL; encoded by the coding sequence TTGGTAGGAGTTCCTTTTGGGCGATTCGTTCCAACGAACTCGGTGATTCACAAATTGTCACCGATAGCAAAGACCATAGCCTTTGTTTCGCTTTCAATAGGCTCGCTGTTTCTGAGCGGGATTGCAGATTTCACAGTCTTCCTATCACTCTGGATTGTTCTCTCCGCACTTTCAGCAGTTCCTTTCAGGGAGTTCGTGAAGACGCTACGGGGGATAAGGTTGTTAATCCTGTTGATCGTAGTCTTTCAGATCCTTTTTACTCACGGAAGAGTCTTGCTGGACTTAAAGGTTTTGAGGATCACAGAAGAGGGTTTGATAAACGCTGCGGTGCTTTCGGCCAGAATGATTCTTGCGGTGCTTTTCAGTATAATGCTTTCACTTACAACAACACCCCTGGAGATCTCTTTTTCTGTGGAAGAGATTATTGGAAAACTCCCCGGGGGCAAGAAGCGGTCTTCTGAAATTGGAATGGCGCTTTCTCTAACTCTCACTTTCATCCCCCTTATCTCCCTTCAGACAAACCGAATAATCTTGGCACAGAAGGTGCGGGGAATAGAGTTCGACAAAGGGAGCATATTCTCAAGAGTGAAAAACTCAATCTCCGTAGTGATCCCGGTAATTGCAACCTCGCTGAAGAAGGCTCAGGACACTGCTGCCGCCCTTCAAATTAGAGGATACAGACCTGGACACAAGTTAACTTGCCTCAAGGAAAAAAGCTGGTCTTTGAGTGACTCGATTCTCTTAGTAGTAACGATCCTTTCGATTCTGACCGCCATCATACTGTGA
- the queD gene encoding 6-carboxytetrahydropterin synthase QueD, producing the protein MFFLTKEFTFDAAHNLTSYHGKCEKLHGHTYKLQITVAGEKNQEDMVIDFLRLKDIVKSEVLSLLDHAYINDVIPQPTAENIAEWIFKRLASRVGGSDYELYEVAVWETPTSFVRYRERDVW; encoded by the coding sequence ATGTTCTTCCTAACTAAGGAGTTCACATTTGATGCGGCTCACAATCTGACCAGTTATCACGGAAAGTGTGAGAAGCTTCACGGCCACACCTATAAGCTTCAGATAACAGTTGCCGGAGAGAAGAATCAAGAAGATATGGTCATCGATTTTCTGCGGCTCAAAGACATAGTCAAGTCAGAAGTGTTGAGCTTGCTCGATCACGCATACATAAATGATGTTATACCTCAGCCGACCGCAGAGAACATAGCCGAGTGGATATTCAAACGCCTGGCTTCCAGGGTTGGAGGAAGCGATTATGAGCTTTACGAAGTGGCGGTGTGGGAAACACCGACTAGTTTTGTTCGTTACAGGGAGAGAGATGTTTGGTAG
- a CDS encoding HEAT repeat domain-containing protein → MNPKDIRKMLQAIEEEILSRIEMDVKEMLDSPSAYVRARAVKSAADREMRIENIESFLEDPSPEVRKNAVVTMAKLSENRDSILKALDDPSDLVRSTTAKELVEFGYEDEDLARRIAADPSKKVRKTFVVALAEAGENELLKEFDEDPSNDIRSILAACKGQLRLEEEELSSLSGKFQKVALLSRLGQRNSGAAEELLVLLKDFRSSKVKQIIVETFESFPDDIALPTLKKLIDSDDRTVAISAMKTHRKIKGYDVSMLQSAERFMDSEDEEMRFAGAQYIKGLVEPSAAEILHTGLEDPSDRVRAVCMEALASLMDHSIADVIDESLRSTSSRLKKASLRAVKKLKTIDIEDHITRILSNRKEDLQTRVLASSVTGLLKLEGPLPYLEEIALNASIESRLRISAARAMARINPSRLAELFGFTV, encoded by the coding sequence ATGAATCCAAAGGATATCAGGAAGATGCTTCAGGCTATAGAAGAGGAGATTCTCTCCAGAATAGAAATGGATGTAAAAGAGATGCTGGATTCACCTTCGGCATACGTAAGGGCAAGAGCTGTGAAGTCTGCTGCTGATAGAGAGATGAGAATAGAGAATATTGAAAGCTTTCTCGAAGACCCTTCACCCGAGGTCAGAAAGAATGCAGTGGTCACTATGGCAAAGTTGAGTGAGAACCGAGATTCTATTCTCAAAGCATTGGATGATCCGTCAGATCTTGTCAGAAGCACAACAGCGAAAGAACTCGTGGAATTTGGCTATGAAGACGAGGATCTTGCGAGGCGAATCGCCGCCGACCCCTCCAAAAAGGTTAGGAAGACTTTTGTTGTCGCTCTGGCTGAAGCCGGGGAGAACGAACTCCTGAAGGAGTTTGACGAAGACCCGAGTAACGATATTCGGAGTATCCTGGCGGCCTGCAAAGGGCAGCTCAGGCTTGAAGAAGAGGAGCTTTCATCTCTTTCAGGCAAGTTCCAGAAGGTGGCTCTTCTTTCGAGACTGGGCCAGAGAAACTCAGGCGCCGCTGAAGAGCTTCTAGTTCTCTTGAAGGATTTCCGATCCTCAAAAGTCAAACAGATAATTGTTGAGACTTTCGAGTCCTTTCCTGATGATATCGCGCTTCCCACTCTCAAGAAATTGATTGATTCCGATGATAGAACAGTTGCTATCTCCGCAATGAAAACTCACAGGAAGATCAAAGGGTACGATGTTTCGATGCTTCAGTCAGCAGAGAGATTCATGGATTCTGAGGATGAAGAGATGAGATTCGCAGGCGCACAGTATATTAAAGGTCTTGTAGAACCGTCTGCAGCAGAGATTTTACACACTGGATTAGAAGATCCTTCTGACAGAGTGAGAGCCGTATGTATGGAGGCGCTGGCAAGTCTTATGGATCATTCTATTGCAGATGTTATCGATGAATCTCTTAGATCAACATCATCCCGGCTAAAAAAGGCATCGCTAAGGGCCGTGAAGAAACTTAAGACTATCGATATCGAAGATCATATTACTAGAATTCTTTCTAACAGAAAAGAGGACCTTCAGACAAGAGTACTCGCTTCTTCCGTAACGGGACTTCTAAAACTGGAAGGACCTCTTCCTTATCTTGAAGAAATCGCTCTAAATGCTTCCATTGAAAGCCGCCTAAGAATCTCTGCGGCAAGAGCTATGGCAAGGATAAATCCTTCTCGTCTGGCCGAACTTTTCGGCTTCACAGTATGA
- a CDS encoding Crp/Fnr family transcriptional regulator, with product MLQSIDLFSDLTSGEIEKILVGSRRMHSSSNQVLYTPDDRCDSLSLVLEGKLRISKFLPSGQEQIMNRLEKGQMFGEALVFAGRRYASYVVSEVDSEILNIPKKVLLYAFKNQCFLLTYLRSISEKILNLSSIIEILSLSTVKKKIASYLLELSLEKDSQTLKLPCTKKTLASLIGSTREVVSRNFSELERDGIISMPDRNTVEIRNLKRLENLLFD from the coding sequence ATGCTGCAAAGCATAGACCTTTTCAGCGATTTGACCTCCGGCGAAATAGAAAAAATACTTGTTGGCTCTCGAAGGATGCACTCTTCAAGCAACCAGGTCTTGTACACTCCCGATGATCGGTGCGATTCGCTAAGTCTTGTTCTCGAAGGCAAACTCCGAATATCGAAGTTTTTGCCTTCAGGCCAGGAACAGATTATGAACCGTCTGGAAAAGGGGCAGATGTTCGGCGAGGCGTTGGTTTTTGCAGGAAGAAGGTATGCTTCTTATGTGGTTTCAGAGGTGGATTCGGAGATTCTCAACATCCCCAAGAAAGTGCTTCTGTATGCTTTCAAGAATCAGTGCTTTCTTCTCACTTATCTCAGAAGCATTTCCGAGAAGATCTTGAATCTGTCAAGCATAATCGAGATTCTTTCACTATCCACTGTGAAGAAAAAGATCGCCAGCTATCTGCTTGAATTATCTCTTGAAAAGGACTCCCAAACTTTGAAGCTTCCCTGCACAAAGAAGACTCTGGCCAGTCTAATAGGATCAACGAGGGAGGTGGTGTCCAGAAACTTCTCGGAACTTGAAAGAGACGGGATCATTTCCATGCCTGATAGAAACACAGTGGAGATAAGGAATCTCAAGCGCCTGGAAAACTTGCTTTTCGACTAA
- a CDS encoding winged helix-turn-helix domain-containing protein, with protein sequence MELITGYFEIYDLTMAIQFSLNTGPVEKVLKTLGVDYEPSTQLMEFREDLLRDTEWSTRMYITFMNELGVMAPILFPIRQKLQDGMFVTIEESLNIAEEGVKLIRDRFIRVFAERRLKISHDELNLMIHENPQKVSQAIEAIGGISADTVWFINQLLFFPKTAMDFLSSNTLKILNYYERSGLRELNMRLVKGYVENSSPQRIRDAFSNYLDYYGITLDESKPLYITLQNSVPHTNSGVMTYPTFHLLIMGLEEVTEDFSGRIPKEVRLRSLLKVLSDETRFKILKKLNNEPALQRDLVEFTGLAKSTISYHIGLLFKSSLIDVDPFNSVIYVRKETISRAAADIRNLLNIREKR encoded by the coding sequence ATGGAATTGATTACAGGATACTTCGAGATATACGATCTGACGATGGCCATTCAATTCTCGCTCAACACTGGTCCGGTTGAGAAAGTGCTTAAGACACTCGGAGTTGATTATGAGCCATCAACGCAGCTGATGGAATTCAGAGAGGATTTGTTGAGAGACACAGAATGGTCAACAAGGATGTATATTACCTTTATGAATGAATTAGGTGTGATGGCTCCCATACTCTTTCCAATTAGGCAGAAGCTGCAGGACGGAATGTTCGTAACAATAGAGGAAAGCCTAAACATAGCTGAGGAAGGCGTAAAGCTGATAAGAGATCGATTCATTCGTGTCTTTGCCGAAAGAAGACTGAAGATTTCACACGATGAACTTAATCTTATGATCCATGAGAACCCTCAGAAGGTCTCGCAGGCTATAGAGGCAATCGGCGGAATAAGTGCTGACACAGTATGGTTCATAAACCAGCTGCTTTTCTTCCCGAAGACCGCAATGGATTTCCTCTCTTCCAATACGCTGAAAATCCTGAATTACTATGAGCGCAGTGGATTGAGGGAGCTTAACATGCGGCTTGTAAAAGGGTACGTGGAGAACAGTTCTCCTCAGAGGATTAGAGATGCATTCTCGAACTATCTAGACTATTATGGCATAACGCTGGACGAGTCCAAACCCTTGTATATAACACTTCAGAACTCTGTGCCCCACACAAACTCCGGTGTAATGACCTATCCGACGTTCCACCTCCTTATAATGGGTCTTGAAGAAGTTACTGAAGATTTCTCGGGCAGAATACCTAAAGAGGTAAGGTTGAGGAGTCTTCTGAAAGTCCTGTCGGATGAAACCCGTTTCAAGATCTTGAAGAAGTTGAATAACGAGCCCGCCCTGCAGAGAGATTTAGTTGAGTTCACTGGACTTGCAAAGTCGACTATCTCCTATCACATTGGTCTTCTTTTCAAGTCATCGTTGATAGATGTGGACCCATTTAACAGCGTCATCTACGTAAGAAAAGAGACCATAAGTAGGGCAGCTGCAGATATTAGAAATCTGTTGAACATAAGGGAGAAAAGATGA
- the lptB gene encoding LPS export ABC transporter ATP-binding protein, translating into MSDPSYLKCEHLDKRYGRRRVLKDVSIEASSLEVVGLLGPNGAGKTTAFKSILGIVIPNTGSIFLNGENITHLPIHERAKRGIAYLPQETSIFRGLKVIENLTMVMRLTGQEESHYERASEILDEFGILSLKDQVASSISGGEKRRLEFARTMTLSPSFILLDEPFVGIDPMTVKDIQKMIRKLKSRGIGVIVTDHDVSSIAKVVDRLYVLYKGEVISSGDPEEVLGDSQVVEKYLGSDD; encoded by the coding sequence TTGAGTGATCCTTCTTATCTGAAATGCGAACATCTTGACAAGCGCTACGGAAGAAGAAGAGTACTGAAGGATGTATCAATAGAGGCATCATCGCTTGAGGTGGTGGGACTGCTTGGACCCAACGGTGCAGGCAAGACCACCGCCTTCAAGTCTATTCTCGGAATAGTTATTCCGAACACTGGGAGTATATTTCTCAATGGCGAGAATATAACTCATCTTCCAATCCACGAAAGAGCCAAGAGAGGAATAGCTTACCTTCCGCAGGAGACATCGATTTTCAGGGGACTCAAGGTGATTGAAAACCTGACGATGGTCATGAGACTTACCGGTCAAGAAGAAAGTCACTATGAGAGGGCGAGCGAGATACTGGATGAGTTCGGAATCCTTTCGTTGAAAGATCAGGTTGCTTCGTCGATATCGGGTGGGGAGAAGAGAAGACTGGAATTTGCCAGGACGATGACCCTTTCTCCTTCATTCATACTTCTCGATGAGCCTTTCGTGGGAATAGATCCTATGACTGTGAAGGATATTCAGAAGATGATCAGAAAGCTTAAGAGCAGGGGAATAGGTGTTATAGTTACGGACCACGATGTCTCTTCTATAGCAAAAGTTGTTGACAGACTCTATGTGTTGTACAAGGGAGAAGTCATCTCTTCCGGAGACCCGGAAGAGGTCCTTGGAGACAGCCAGGTTGTCGAGAAGTATCTGGGAAGTGACGATTGA
- the gltX gene encoding glutamate--tRNA ligase, translating to MVRCRFAPSPTGNLHVGGVRTALFNWLFAKNQHGGFVLRIEDTDIERSEKRFEDQILSSMKWCGLDWSEGPDVGGDYGPYRQSERVALGFYDKFAQELVERGRAYFAVYSKSNQEEVLRISEEIPELSDDEIYTVKFKIPDGTTGFSDLSKGEMSFENENFSDFIIIKSNGFPTYNFAVVVDDHMMEITHVFRGEDHLTNTPRQLMIYRALEWEPPTFMHIPLILGSDRAPLSKRHGHTSVDHFRREGYLSVGLMNYLALLGWTVDQEIFDYHEKVRDFVPSDISNKGVVFDYEKLEWINGKHLRLFDPDELAVQFGLWLKFTGRFDYYANMEADQFYSREVLTICREKINTLQQLFDFSAPFFCEEVDYQEDYVVKYLKNDWSKDLVSAAIRRFEDARDWSVEGVEKTVRELADEKITSKKNTFQTLRGGVTGRLVTPGLFETISVLGRDRVLERLESLLELIEYEEGNIAD from the coding sequence ATGGTAAGGTGTAGATTTGCGCCCAGTCCTACCGGCAATCTTCATGTTGGTGGTGTTAGGACGGCGCTGTTCAACTGGCTCTTTGCGAAAAACCAACATGGAGGTTTTGTGCTGAGAATAGAAGATACGGATATCGAGCGTTCTGAGAAGAGATTTGAGGATCAGATCCTTTCCTCCATGAAATGGTGTGGACTTGATTGGTCGGAAGGGCCGGATGTAGGCGGGGATTATGGCCCATATAGACAGAGCGAGCGTGTCGCTCTCGGTTTCTACGATAAGTTTGCTCAAGAGCTCGTCGAAAGAGGTCGGGCATATTTTGCAGTCTATTCCAAGTCAAATCAGGAAGAGGTTTTACGGATTTCAGAGGAGATTCCTGAGCTATCTGATGATGAGATATATACAGTGAAGTTCAAGATACCGGACGGTACGACCGGCTTTTCCGATCTGTCTAAAGGAGAGATGAGTTTCGAAAACGAGAATTTCTCTGATTTCATAATAATCAAATCGAATGGATTCCCGACCTACAATTTCGCTGTAGTTGTAGATGATCATATGATGGAGATTACTCATGTTTTCAGAGGAGAAGACCATCTCACAAATACTCCGAGGCAGCTCATGATCTATAGAGCCCTGGAATGGGAACCACCAACATTCATGCATATTCCTCTGATTCTTGGTAGTGACCGGGCTCCTCTTTCGAAGAGGCATGGTCATACTAGTGTGGATCATTTCAGAAGAGAAGGGTACTTGAGTGTGGGACTGATGAACTACCTTGCGCTTCTTGGATGGACGGTTGATCAGGAGATCTTTGATTACCACGAAAAGGTCAGGGACTTCGTTCCATCAGATATCTCCAACAAAGGAGTCGTCTTCGATTACGAGAAGCTTGAGTGGATTAACGGAAAGCACTTGAGGTTATTTGATCCCGACGAACTGGCTGTGCAGTTTGGATTGTGGCTGAAGTTCACTGGAAGGTTTGACTATTACGCGAACATGGAAGCCGATCAGTTTTACTCGAGAGAAGTCCTAACAATTTGCCGCGAGAAGATCAATACTCTACAGCAGCTGTTCGATTTCTCGGCGCCTTTCTTCTGCGAAGAGGTTGATTACCAGGAAGACTACGTTGTCAAGTATCTTAAAAATGACTGGAGCAAAGATCTTGTTTCTGCTGCTATCAGGCGGTTTGAAGACGCACGCGACTGGTCCGTTGAAGGTGTTGAGAAGACTGTTAGGGAACTTGCGGATGAGAAGATAACATCCAAGAAGAATACTTTCCAAACTCTAAGAGGGGGGGTAACTGGTAGGCTTGTGACTCCGGGACTCTTTGAGACGATCTCCGTACTTGGTAGAGATAGAGTTCTTGAGAGGTTGGAGAGCCTGCTCGAGTTGATTGAGTATGAGGAAGGGAATATCGCTGATTGA
- a CDS encoding OmpH family outer membrane protein has product MKRSMKFILIVIMVAAVGAIVVSESSAGPSNPAKIAFADMQKVLESTRDWVTLNTDYQKDTQFYQGQLDSLSREYQDLANSGASQEALLQKQQEILTKKSQYEQTLETTYNAKLQVILEQVNKRIRDYATFIGIDMVISDEIVVYGSSAYNITDAIIEYMKGFQN; this is encoded by the coding sequence GTGAAGAGATCCATGAAATTTATTCTTATCGTAATAATGGTTGCGGCGGTCGGGGCGATTGTTGTCTCTGAGAGCAGTGCGGGGCCTTCCAATCCTGCAAAAATCGCGTTTGCAGATATGCAGAAAGTCCTTGAGTCAACGAGAGACTGGGTTACATTGAATACCGACTATCAGAAAGACACTCAGTTTTATCAGGGCCAGTTGGATAGCTTGAGTAGAGAGTATCAGGACTTGGCGAACTCTGGGGCTAGTCAAGAAGCGCTTCTCCAGAAGCAACAGGAGATTCTTACCAAGAAGAGTCAGTACGAACAGACACTGGAAACTACTTACAATGCAAAACTGCAGGTCATATTGGAACAGGTTAACAAGAGAATCAGAGATTACGCAACGTTTATTGGTATAGACATGGTAATATCCGACGAAATAGTTGTATATGGTTCTTCTGCTTACAATATTACTGACGCGATAATCGAGTATATGAAAGGGTTTCAGAATTGA
- the dtd gene encoding D-aminoacyl-tRNA deacylase — MRAVVQRVSKAKVTVSGRITGEIDKGLLVLVGIGRDDDGSDVEWLVDKTLNLRVFEDENEKMNLSLIDVSGALLAISQFTIMGDARKGRRPSFTEAAKPEAARALFNDFLQMASKTVKVETGIFQAHMDVELVNSGPVTILLDSKRVF, encoded by the coding sequence GTGAGGGCCGTAGTTCAAAGAGTTAGCAAGGCCAAGGTAACCGTAAGTGGGAGAATAACTGGAGAGATTGATAAGGGCCTTCTTGTTCTTGTTGGGATCGGTCGAGACGATGACGGGAGTGACGTGGAATGGCTGGTTGATAAGACACTCAATCTTCGTGTGTTTGAAGACGAAAATGAGAAGATGAATCTTTCGCTAATAGATGTCTCGGGAGCGCTTCTTGCCATTTCACAATTCACAATAATGGGCGACGCCAGAAAGGGAAGAAGGCCTTCTTTCACCGAAGCTGCCAAACCGGAAGCGGCCAGAGCGCTTTTCAACGATTTTCTCCAGATGGCGTCTAAGACTGTGAAAGTTGAAACAGGGATCTTCCAGGCTCACATGGATGTAGAGCTTGTTAACAGTGGGCCGGTAACGATTCTATTGGATTCAAAGAGAGTATTTTAG
- a CDS encoding TIGR00725 family protein, giving the protein MLHVAVIGYSGPTDRSPVKELQVVCEEVGRTLARRGHVAMTGGRDGVMELVSRSMSEEGGRVVGVLPIGDEGNEHNEIRIRTGMDFAMRSLILTKSADVVISIGGQAGTLLEVVSSYSYGRSVILMEGTGGWTDRIRSVLIDGKYLDERKTVEMKLASNIEDLETYLEEAENGKV; this is encoded by the coding sequence ATGCTTCATGTCGCTGTAATTGGTTATTCGGGCCCCACGGACAGAAGTCCCGTGAAGGAGCTTCAAGTAGTCTGTGAAGAAGTTGGAAGAACTCTTGCAAGGCGTGGTCACGTTGCAATGACAGGTGGGAGAGACGGAGTAATGGAACTTGTTTCAAGATCTATGTCGGAAGAGGGAGGTCGGGTAGTTGGAGTACTTCCTATCGGAGACGAGGGCAACGAGCACAATGAGATCAGGATAAGAACCGGGATGGATTTTGCTATGAGATCCCTGATACTTACAAAATCAGCCGATGTAGTAATCTCTATTGGAGGTCAGGCGGGAACTCTGCTGGAAGTAGTTTCTTCGTACTCATATGGCCGTTCAGTAATCCTAATGGAGGGTACCGGCGGCTGGACAGACAGAATCAGATCTGTGTTAATTGACGGCAAGTATCTTGACGAGAGAAAGACTGTAGAAATGAAGCTGGCAAGTAATATAGAAGATCTTGAGACGTACCTTGAGGAGGCTGAAAATGGTAAGGTGTAG
- a CDS encoding winged helix-turn-helix domain-containing protein codes for MKIIPGYVELVEILMACGFADRKSYFDALSQDLGFDFEPGRELVEFLDRVRSNDNWSIRVAVEVFSEIKDSVIFFCDFPKEPGGELLLEEAIESLGKSFEEKARCVVDSILLNNLNLSQEDVRKTLDGDLSIVSEAVDKAEDLSENTTWFITQLIKFPKQSKEILIFALRELKKHYEESGLRKKNRDKIAERLRLFRAEEYEEVAEDFLKFYGIRPREDLPLHLLFQNTLKYSGLKFASACDIQLIVFSEHLKQIEEIMNPVVTDNTLRLFLRNLSDQTKMQILKAISDEPKYVDELARIVGLSKSTVSYHLSTLGELALVTSRKDHRRVYFSLNKERLEKILKRLETLYEEGEE; via the coding sequence TTGAAAATCATTCCGGGATACGTTGAACTTGTAGAGATTTTAATGGCATGTGGGTTTGCTGATAGAAAGAGTTACTTCGATGCACTCTCGCAAGACCTGGGGTTTGATTTCGAACCAGGAAGAGAACTTGTCGAATTTCTTGATAGAGTTAGAAGTAATGATAACTGGTCGATAAGAGTGGCTGTTGAGGTCTTCTCCGAAATAAAGGACAGTGTCATATTCTTCTGTGATTTTCCAAAGGAGCCCGGAGGCGAGCTTCTTCTTGAAGAGGCCATAGAGAGCCTGGGAAAAAGTTTTGAAGAAAAGGCAAGGTGTGTGGTTGACAGCATCTTGTTGAACAATCTAAATCTCTCTCAAGAGGACGTGAGGAAGACGCTAGACGGTGACTTGAGCATCGTTTCGGAGGCCGTTGACAAGGCAGAAGACCTTTCTGAGAACACGACTTGGTTCATCACTCAACTGATCAAGTTTCCCAAACAGTCTAAGGAGATTCTAATCTTTGCTCTGAGAGAACTTAAGAAGCACTATGAAGAATCAGGGCTCAGAAAGAAGAATCGTGACAAGATTGCTGAAAGGCTAAGACTATTCAGAGCCGAAGAGTACGAGGAAGTTGCGGAGGATTTCCTGAAATTCTACGGTATAAGGCCCAGGGAAGATTTGCCTCTTCACCTTTTATTTCAGAACACTCTCAAGTATTCGGGCCTCAAGTTCGCCAGCGCCTGCGATATCCAACTCATAGTTTTCAGTGAGCACCTGAAACAGATTGAAGAGATCATGAATCCTGTGGTAACCGACAACACTCTCAGATTATTTCTTAGAAATCTTTCCGATCAGACAAAGATGCAGATTCTTAAGGCGATATCCGACGAGCCGAAATACGTAGATGAGCTTGCGAGAATTGTGGGTTTGTCGAAGTCGACCGTTTCCTACCACCTTTCTACATTGGGTGAGCTGGCTCTTGTCACGAGTCGTAAGGATCACAGAAGGGTGTACTTTTCGCTTAATAAAGAGCGTCTCGAGAAGATACTTAAGAGATTGGAAACGCTGTACGAAGAGGGTGAAGAGTAA
- a CDS encoding GNAT family N-acetyltransferase yields the protein MSRIRKLEEITLNSWPAAYSRLRDGWIMRYAGGYTNRSNSVYPLYDSHESLSHKIEEVRSFYRSRDLPPMFKLTQESKPVFLDKTLEEMGFQEIDRALVMTKTLDSKRLDISDLDIFPTPEERWLDIFFSLNKRARGNKSWAKKLLSMVISKSFFVLLKKEGNDVGCGLAVIEGDHIGLFGIAVLETERRKGYGIQITEKLLELGKKRGARIAYLQVDKPNINAIRLYSRVGFKMEYEYWYRVDK from the coding sequence ATGTCAAGGATCAGGAAGCTTGAAGAGATTACGTTGAACTCCTGGCCCGCCGCCTACAGCAGGTTGAGGGATGGTTGGATAATGAGATACGCCGGCGGATACACAAACAGGTCAAACTCAGTATATCCACTATATGATTCTCACGAATCTCTTTCTCATAAGATCGAAGAGGTCAGATCATTTTACCGTTCCAGGGATCTGCCTCCAATGTTCAAATTGACACAGGAGTCTAAGCCGGTCTTCCTTGACAAAACCCTTGAAGAGATGGGCTTTCAAGAGATAGACAGGGCTCTCGTCATGACTAAGACCTTGGACAGCAAAAGGTTAGATATCTCCGATCTCGATATCTTCCCAACACCGGAAGAAAGATGGCTCGACATCTTTTTCTCACTTAACAAGAGAGCACGGGGTAATAAGTCTTGGGCAAAGAAACTTCTTTCGATGGTAATATCCAAGAGCTTCTTCGTGCTACTCAAGAAGGAGGGAAACGATGTTGGTTGTGGTTTGGCAGTCATTGAAGGAGACCATATAGGATTATTCGGAATAGCTGTCCTCGAAACTGAAAGGCGAAAGGGTTATGGAATACAGATAACCGAGAAACTGCTGGAACTCGGAAAGAAAAGGGGCGCTAGAATCGCCTATCTTCAAGTAGACAAACCTAACATAAATGCGATAAGACTCTATTCAAGAGTCGGGTTTAAGATGGAATACGAGTACTGGTACAGGGTTGATAAGTAG
- a CDS encoding HAD family phosphatase: MIRAVVFDMDGVIIDSEKVYRKACTELVTELGGKISVELFEKQMGLKMTETQKVVVETAGLDMKPEDFGRRYMERYMKLARETLEPNPGLIDLLAYLSEKVKLAIASSTERAAIEELMRKINVLDYFEVVVGGDEVHESKPSPIIYLRAAELLGVKPEECVVVEDSPNGIRSGVRAGMEVLGVRNEENAHLDLSFSKDVFEDLYGVKEYLEKLLES, encoded by the coding sequence ATGATTAGAGCGGTAGTATTCGATATGGACGGGGTCATTATCGATTCGGAAAAAGTCTATAGAAAGGCATGTACGGAACTGGTAACCGAGCTGGGCGGTAAGATAAGTGTTGAGTTGTTTGAAAAGCAGATGGGTCTGAAGATGACAGAGACCCAGAAGGTCGTTGTAGAAACGGCGGGACTAGATATGAAACCTGAGGACTTTGGCAGAAGATACATGGAAAGGTACATGAAGCTTGCAAGGGAGACTCTAGAACCAAATCCCGGGTTGATCGACCTTCTCGCTTACCTGTCGGAAAAGGTTAAGCTGGCCATAGCTTCATCTACAGAGAGGGCCGCCATTGAGGAACTTATGAGAAAGATTAACGTACTCGATTACTTCGAGGTAGTTGTGGGTGGTGATGAAGTTCATGAATCTAAACCCTCACCTATTATCTATCTCAGAGCTGCGGAGCTTCTTGGAGTCAAGCCTGAAGAGTGTGTTGTTGTTGAAGACTCGCCAAATGGAATAAGAAGTGGCGTTAGAGCTGGAATGGAAGTGCTGGGTGTTAGAAATGAAGAGAATGCCCATCTAGATTTGTCTTTCTCGAAAGATGTTTTCGAAGATCTTTACGGAGTAAAAGAGTATCTCGAAAAACTTCTTGAGAGTTAG